The Polaribacter sp. KT25b genome contains the following window.
CGAAAACAAAGTTTTATGGTTAAATGTTACAGGAAGTGGCAATGAAACGGCTGCTCATTTATCAGAAAATGAACGCATTACAATTATGTTTTGCTCGTTTGAAAACGCGCCAAACATTTTACGTTTATACGGCAAAGGAAAAGAAATAAAGCCAAAAGATACAAACTGGAATGACGTAATTTCTTTGTTTCCAGAAACACCAGGAACGCGTCAAATTTTTGAAATTATCATTGAATCAGCTCAGACTTCTTGCGGAATGTCCATTCCGTTTTTTGAATATAAAGGCGAAAGAAACGAGCTAAATGATTGGGCAACAGCACAAGGAAAAGAAGGAATAGAAAACTATTGGGAAAACAAAAATCAAACAAGTATTGATGGTTTGCCAACTCATCTTTTAGAATAATGCTATGATAGCATTTCCTAAGGGGAAAAATTTTATAAAAAAATCATAATTCAGATTCGTGAAAATCCGTGAAATCTGTACCGTAAAAAATAAATACCATGAACAATTTTTCATATTTCAACAGAGAAAACATCACCAACGAATTAAAAACCACAGAATTTGATGTTTTAATAATTGGTGGCGGAATAACGGGTGCAGGAATTGCTTTAGACGCAGCTTCACGCGGAATGAAAGTGGCATTAATTGAGAAAAACGACTTCGCTTCTGGAACTTCAAGTAAATCGACAAAACTAATTCATGGAGGTTTACGATACCTAAAACAGTTCGATTTTTGGCTGGTAAAAGAAGTAGGTACAGAACGCGCAATTGTACACAAATTAGCGCCACATTTAGTGATTCCAGAAAAGATGATTTTACCATTAATTGAAGGCGGAACTTATGGTTCTTGGCTAACATCCATTGGCTTAAAAGTGTATGATATTTTAGCTTCTGTAGAAGGAGAAGACAAGCGTAAAATGCTCACAAAAAAGGAAGCTTTAGAAAAAGAACCTTTGTTACCAAAAAAGATTTTAAATGGCGCAGGTTATTATGCAGAATACAGAACTGATGATGCGCGTTTAACAATTGAAGTGCTAAAAACAGCCTTAAATTATGACGCAAAAATCATAAATTATACAGAAGCTACACAATTTATTTATGAAGAAAATAGAGTAGTTGGAGCAACTGTAAAAGATGAATTTTCTGACGAAACCTATGATATTAAAGCGAAATATGTAGTAAATGCTTGTGGACCTTGGGTTGATGAATTACGCCAATTAAACAACTCTAAAACAGGCAAACGTTTACATTTAACAAAAGGAGTTCATTTAGTAGTTCCTCATGAAAAATTACCTGTAAAACAGTCTGTGTATTTTGATATTCCTGATGGTAGAATGATGTTTGCAATTCCGAGAGGAAAAGTTACCTATTTTGGCACAACAGACACCAATTTTCAAAAAGATAAAGATCATGTAAACACAAGTATTGTTGATGCGTCTTATTTAATATCTGCAGTTAACAACATGTTTCCAAAAATAAATTTAACCATAGAAGACGTGCAATCTTCCTGGGCTGGTTTACGCCCTTTAATTCATGAAGAAGGAAAATCTGCATCAGAATTATCTAGAAAAGATGAAATATTTGTTTCTGATACAGAACTTATTTCTATTGCTGGTGGAAAATTAACAGGTTATAGAAAAATGGCAGAACGTATTGTAGATTTGGTTGCTAAAAAATACAAACGTCGCTTTGATAAAGAATTTGATGACATCAAAACTGAAAAAATTGTGCTTTCTGGTGGAACTTTTAAAAACTTTAAAGAAGTAAAAAGTTATACAGATGCTATTTATAATAGAATTGCAGAAGTAGATTTCTCTCAAAAAGATGCAGAATATTTGGTGTATAATTATGGCAAACAAACGGATATCATTCTAAAAAAGTTTGATGAATATACTGATGAAAATCAGCAAGAAAAAATGATAAAAGCAGAAGTTTGGTTTACCATAAATTATGAAATGGCTTGCAACCCAACAGATTTCTTTATGCGCAGAACTGGTCGTTTATTTTTTGACACTCAGAGTGTGTATCTGTATAAAAATTATGTCACTCAACTATTTGAAAATCAGTTAAAATTAGATAAAATTACTAAAGAAAAAAATATTAATAATTTAGATGAAAAATTAATATCAATTTTAAATTTTAATTAAAAATAATATTATATTTGATAGGTTTTTCAATCATATATTTATGAAACATAGTTAATACACTCTAAATTTAAAGCTCTTTCTTTTCTGGAGAAAAGAAAAGCATTTTACTTAAAAAAATTAATTATAACATAAATATTTAAAAAATGAAAAAATTATTTACTGCAGCATTAGTGCTGTTAATCGCAGTTTCTTTTTCTGCTAAAAAAATTACAATTCAAGAAAATAAATTAGTTGCTACTTTTAAAGGTGTAACAGAAAATGATTACTACAAATTTATTGATGATCAAAAAGTAGAACACTTATTTTATGACTTAGATGAAAGCGTAGAATTAGGTTTAGAAGATGATGAAAATATTGGTAAAAAATTCTCAATTACTTGGAGTTCAAAAGAAGTTGACGAATTAAATGAAGAAGGTGATGAAACAGGCCTTAAATTGACTGTAAAAACAATCTTAACTATTGTACAAGTTAAGTAAAAATAAAAAACCGG
Protein-coding sequences here:
- a CDS encoding pyridoxamine 5'-phosphate oxidase family protein, encoding MSKFYTKITSKLQKFIEAQKIFFVATAPNSGRINLSPKGMDSFRVLNENKVLWLNVTGSGNETAAHLSENERITIMFCSFENAPNILRLYGKGKEIKPKDTNWNDVISLFPETPGTRQIFEIIIESAQTSCGMSIPFFEYKGERNELNDWATAQGKEGIENYWENKNQTSIDGLPTHLLE
- a CDS encoding glycerol-3-phosphate dehydrogenase/oxidase — protein: MNNFSYFNRENITNELKTTEFDVLIIGGGITGAGIALDAASRGMKVALIEKNDFASGTSSKSTKLIHGGLRYLKQFDFWLVKEVGTERAIVHKLAPHLVIPEKMILPLIEGGTYGSWLTSIGLKVYDILASVEGEDKRKMLTKKEALEKEPLLPKKILNGAGYYAEYRTDDARLTIEVLKTALNYDAKIINYTEATQFIYEENRVVGATVKDEFSDETYDIKAKYVVNACGPWVDELRQLNNSKTGKRLHLTKGVHLVVPHEKLPVKQSVYFDIPDGRMMFAIPRGKVTYFGTTDTNFQKDKDHVNTSIVDASYLISAVNNMFPKINLTIEDVQSSWAGLRPLIHEEGKSASELSRKDEIFVSDTELISIAGGKLTGYRKMAERIVDLVAKKYKRRFDKEFDDIKTEKIVLSGGTFKNFKEVKSYTDAIYNRIAEVDFSQKDAEYLVYNYGKQTDIILKKFDEYTDENQQEKMIKAEVWFTINYEMACNPTDFFMRRTGRLFFDTQSVYLYKNYVTQLFENQLKLDKITKEKNINNLDEKLISILNFN